The proteins below come from a single Fibrobacter sp. genomic window:
- a CDS encoding efflux RND transporter periplasmic adaptor subunit yields MKNITKSFITLAALSLLFTGCDMMKKPGEQQEKKASTIEEIQAEKGKPARLVKATTAKMADIRKFSGTIEGAQQNYVISKMSDPLAKINVQVGSNVQKDQVLAEYVFTGDNTAYQQAQEQVALLEKVTERMRDLHAKGGISQQDMDSQEMQLKIAKMGLETARRASKILAPSSGTVINMNYQVGQVPGVGGVLCTIAKLDKVILKLNVTTQDIGLFKKGATATINLNGQKFEGKVTLIPLAAQPQTRFFPVEVTFNNKKRQLLPGMYLNAEINAGQVNGLIIPNDAVVYRNGVNYMWIMDEEGKAKRKIVKLGVMTEKDVQVLEGINEGDMVLVEGQSRMNDGDKILVLED; encoded by the coding sequence ATGAAAAACATCACGAAATCCTTTATTACTTTGGCCGCCCTCTCGCTCCTGTTCACAGGCTGCGACATGATGAAGAAACCGGGCGAACAGCAGGAAAAGAAAGCTTCCACTATTGAAGAAATCCAGGCTGAAAAGGGCAAGCCCGCACGCCTCGTGAAGGCAACCACCGCCAAGATGGCCGACATCCGTAAGTTCAGCGGCACCATCGAAGGCGCCCAGCAGAACTACGTCATTTCCAAGATGAGCGACCCTCTGGCAAAGATCAACGTCCAGGTGGGTAGCAACGTCCAGAAGGACCAGGTCCTTGCAGAATACGTTTTCACCGGCGATAACACCGCTTACCAGCAGGCCCAGGAACAGGTCGCCCTTCTGGAAAAGGTCACAGAACGTATGCGTGACCTTCATGCCAAGGGCGGCATTTCCCAGCAGGACATGGACTCCCAGGAAATGCAGTTGAAGATTGCGAAGATGGGCTTGGAAACAGCCCGCCGCGCAAGCAAGATCCTGGCTCCGTCTTCCGGCACCGTCATCAACATGAACTACCAGGTAGGCCAGGTTCCCGGCGTTGGCGGAGTCCTCTGCACCATCGCCAAGCTGGATAAGGTCATCCTCAAGCTGAACGTGACTACCCAGGACATCGGCCTCTTCAAGAAGGGTGCTACGGCAACCATTAACCTGAATGGTCAGAAGTTCGAAGGTAAGGTGACCCTCATCCCTCTGGCAGCACAGCCCCAGACCCGCTTCTTCCCTGTTGAAGTCACCTTCAACAACAAGAAACGCCAGCTCCTCCCGGGCATGTACCTCAATGCAGAAATCAACGCAGGCCAGGTCAACGGCCTCATCATCCCCAACGACGCAGTGGTTTACCGTAACGGTGTGAACTACATGTGGATCATGGATGAAGAAGGCAAGGCCAAGCGTAAGATCGTCAAGTTGGGCGTCATGACCGAAAAAGATGTCCAGGTTCTCGAAGGCATTAACGAAGGCGACATGGTTCTCGTAGAAGGCCAGTCCAGAATGAACGACGGCGACAAGATTCTCGTGTTGGAAGACTAA